The following are encoded in a window of Cyprinus carpio isolate SPL01 chromosome B18, ASM1834038v1, whole genome shotgun sequence genomic DNA:
- the tnni1c gene encoding troponin I, skeletal, slow c codes for MADDNRPTPLHPRVQAKPKSKISASRKLSLKMLLLQRAMEELEQETVSRDEEKVKYLSEKLPPLQITGLSMDELQKLCRQLNAKIEVVDEERYDFEAKVNKNNRDIHELKLKVQDLGGKFKKPALRKVRVSADEMMRALLGSKHKGSMDLRANLKSVKKEDIKQEKVMSSEVGDWRKNVEAMSGMEGRKKMFDAAGGGQ; via the exons ATGGCGGACGA CAAT CGTCCTACTCCATTGCACCCTCGAGTGCAAGCCAAG ccaaaGTCAAAGATTTCTGCATCTCGAAAACTCTCCCTGAAG ATGCTTTTGCTCCAAAGAGCAATGGAGGAGTTGGAACAGGAGACGGTCAGTCGTGACGAGGAGAAGGTGAAATATCTGAGCGAGAAGCTTCCGCCTCTTCAGATAACTGGCCTCTCAATGGATGAGTTGCAG AAACTGTGTCGGCAACTCAATGCCAAAATCGAAGTGGTGGATGAGGAGAGATACGACTTTGAGGCCaaagtgaataaaaacaacagagat ATCCATGAGCTGAAGCTAAAGGTGCAAGATTTAGGAGGGAAGTTTAAGAAACCTGCCCTGAGGAAGGTGCGTGTGTCTGCGGATGAGATGATGAGAGCGCTGCTGGGCTCCAAACACAAGGGCTCCATGGATCTCAGAGCCAACCtcaaatctgtgaagaaagaagACATTAAACAAGAGAAG GTTATGTCGTCGGAGGTGGGCGACTGGCGTAAAAATGTTGAGGCCATGTCTGGTATGGAGGGCAGGAAGAAGATGTTTGATGCTGCTGGTGGAGGACAGTAA